Proteins from one Legionella taurinensis genomic window:
- a CDS encoding outer membrane protein, whose translation MPTLYSSGVADPGDKRFVFGLDAGAAKTKQLSQSAHFQLGYSTFNYLPDSDTSTMRYGISLGRRFLLNPLNSVIIGLSYHQFSDMKVRGTLQQGISPPLYSANYEYTIQLSQLLVDAKLQHQWGQRFYPYLTAGIGGGFNRAEHFYTTVPGYLTVTPTYANHRRSSLSYALGLGIDTLVAPHVTVGIGYLFSDLGRVGLGSGVIRQTRVSNYLSQSHLHMNTVLAQISWSI comes from the coding sequence ATGCCCACGCTTTACAGCAGCGGAGTGGCTGACCCAGGCGATAAACGGTTTGTGTTTGGATTGGATGCAGGCGCTGCCAAAACGAAGCAATTAAGTCAGTCTGCTCATTTCCAACTGGGATACAGCACATTTAATTATTTACCGGATAGCGATACGTCTACGATGCGGTATGGCATTTCACTGGGCCGTCGATTCCTGCTTAATCCCCTAAACAGCGTCATCATTGGCTTGAGTTATCATCAATTCAGCGACATGAAGGTGAGGGGCACCCTGCAACAAGGCATTTCCCCGCCACTCTACAGTGCCAACTATGAATACACCATTCAACTGTCGCAGTTATTAGTCGACGCGAAACTGCAACACCAATGGGGGCAACGATTTTATCCCTACCTCACCGCGGGGATAGGGGGAGGATTCAATCGAGCGGAGCATTTCTATACCACAGTCCCAGGGTATCTCACCGTGACACCGACCTATGCCAACCATCGCCGTTCGTCGTTAAGTTATGCTCTTGGCCTAGGTATCGATACGTTGGTGGCCCCTCATGTGACCGTGGGGATAGGGTATCTGTTTTCTGACTTGGGACGGGTTGGCCTTGGCTCTGGTGTGATACGGCAAACCCGCGTATCCAATTATTTAAGCCAATCGCATTTGCACATGAATACCGTTTTGGCACAGATCAGCTGGTCTATATAA
- a CDS encoding S1 family peptidase: MMLRFAAIFNLYFHYQRPGILEPVANNRLATNEVIILRSYKRWCITLVFSAVMTMLSAPGQAVIILDSTFKKSGFQKAESLALSPQFASLLFLDGESASGSGAWIGNYQGHGYVLTAGHLFPPGTKASDYRYLTLDGTVYQGDRVFIHPLWNENHEDRTGYDVAIVRLTSEVTDAGPQPALYSGSAEKGQQLTFMGYGWRGTGKKGEDTSIDTGNRPAAAVGLIESVENAVHPVPEEGDAGNYLGVWLPKEDGSLANPLDDEGIIKPFSPLAGILGSGDSGGPAWIKTNKGWSIAAVSSDGSGNAAYGDVSWFSRVTGLTRWIKQIVPTARFVE; this comes from the coding sequence ATGATGCTGCGTTTCGCCGCCATTTTTAATCTATACTTCCATTATCAGCGACCGGGTATTTTAGAGCCCGTAGCGAATAACCGCTTGGCGACTAATGAGGTGATTATCCTGCGATCTTACAAACGGTGGTGCATCACGCTGGTTTTCAGCGCTGTCATGACGATGTTATCCGCTCCTGGTCAGGCCGTGATTATTCTTGACAGCACCTTTAAAAAATCCGGGTTTCAGAAAGCAGAAAGCTTGGCCTTGTCTCCCCAGTTTGCTTCACTGCTCTTTTTAGATGGCGAAAGCGCATCAGGCTCCGGCGCCTGGATTGGCAATTATCAGGGCCATGGTTATGTATTAACCGCAGGCCACCTGTTTCCTCCCGGCACCAAAGCCTCGGATTACCGTTACCTGACCCTTGATGGCACCGTTTATCAAGGCGACAGGGTTTTTATCCATCCGCTCTGGAATGAGAACCACGAGGATCGCACCGGGTATGATGTGGCGATTGTGCGTTTAACCAGCGAAGTCACCGATGCGGGACCACAACCGGCTCTCTACAGCGGCAGCGCCGAGAAGGGACAACAATTAACCTTTATGGGTTATGGGTGGCGCGGCACCGGCAAGAAAGGGGAAGACACCAGCATTGATACCGGCAATCGCCCTGCCGCCGCCGTAGGACTCATTGAGTCCGTCGAAAACGCGGTGCATCCTGTGCCTGAAGAAGGCGATGCCGGCAATTATCTGGGCGTTTGGTTGCCGAAAGAAGACGGTTCTCTGGCAAATCCTTTAGACGATGAGGGAATCATCAAACCCTTCTCACCCTTAGCCGGCATTCTGGGCTCCGGCGACAGCGGCGGCCCCGCCTGGATTAAAACCAACAAGGGCTGGTCTATCGCGGCAGTGAGTTCAGACGGCAGCGGCAATGCAGCCTATGGCGATGTCTCCTGGTTCTCGCGGGTGACCGGACTCACGCGCTGGATAAAACAAATCGTGCCGACTGCGCGGTTTGTAGAGTGA